One Pelodiscus sinensis isolate JC-2024 unplaced genomic scaffold, ASM4963464v1 ctg34, whole genome shotgun sequence DNA segment encodes these proteins:
- the TFPT gene encoding TCF3 fusion partner, whose protein sequence is MAGVGFEEFSVPPGSELALPPLFGGNILESELETEVEFVDGGLSGDNLQEEEEEESQQRQRELGRRKIQALTRRCKEIEQVNERVLNRLHHVQKITRRLKQERKFLMRVLDSYGDDYRQSQLTFVLEDEGSPSTEAPTPGNTENEPPEKETPRRFPGPPPAGPEPKSPSQVETPVGKKRRRHGREDKEPRGRRPPPALLSMDDFPSQLKSEDEFPCDQDTILGPSWPPPRDKLLHYPKFSSPGPCADFD, encoded by the exons atgGCCGGAGTGGGCTTTGAGGAGTTCTCGGTGCCCCCGGGCTCGGAGCTGGCGTTGCCCCCGCTCTTCGGAGGGAACATCCTGGAGAGCGAGCTGGAGACGGAGGTGGAGTTCGTGGATGGGGGGCTGAGCGGGGACAACctgcaagaggaggaggaggaggagagccagcaGCGGCAGCGTGAGCTGGGCCGCCGGAAGATCCAGGCACTGACCCGGCGCTGCAAGGAGATCGAGCAG GTCAACGAGAGGGTGTTGAACAGGCTCCACCACGTGCAGAAGATCACGCGACGGCTCAAGCAGGAGAGGAA ATTCCTTATGAGGGTCCTGGATTCCTATGGCGATGACTATAGACAGAGCCAGCTCACCTTTGTCCTAGAG gacgaaggcagccccagcacagaagcccccacccctggcaaCACTGAGAATGAGCCTCCAGAGAAGGAGACCCCCCGGCGTTTCCCTGgtccccctccagctggcccagAGCCCAAGAGCCCCTCCCAGGTGGAGACCCCCGTCGGGAAGAAGCGGCGGCGGCATGGGCGGGAGGACAAGGAGCCGCGGGGCAGGcggccaccccctgccctcctctccatGGATGACTTCCCCTCACAG CTCAAAAGCGAGGACGAGTTCCCCTGCGACCAAGACACCATACTTGGCCCCAGCTGGCCTCCGCCCCGGGACAAACTCCTCCATTACCCCAAGTTctccagccctgggccctgtgctGATTTCGACTGA
- the NDUFA3 gene encoding NADH dehydrogenase [ubiquinone] 1 alpha subcomplex subunit 3: MAALSKIGAFLKNSWDKEPVLTVSVAIGILALVVPLISPYSKYSGMINRATPYIYPVPVRDDGNMPDIPSHPCDKEGPSLEWLKKL; this comes from the exons ATGGCGGCGCTGAGCA AGATTGGCGCCTTCCTGAAGAACAGCTGGGACAAGGAGCCCGTCCTCACAGTCTCCGTCGCCATTGGCATCCTGG ccctcgtGGTGCCACTGATCAGCCCCTACTCGAAGTACTCAGGGATGATCAACCGAGCAACTCCCTACATCTACCCAG TGCCTGTGCGAGATGATGGCAACATGCCCGACATCCCTTCCCATCCCTGCGACAAGGAGGGGCCCAGTCTGGAGTGGCTGAAGAAGCTGTGA
- the LOC142823811 gene encoding T-cell-interacting, activating receptor on myeloid cells protein 1-like, producing the protein MAVTLPVLLLTVALPKPSLIWDPTPGVEGGVRLRCSVPQPLRRGWFTLHREGAPGSVAEQRAPVQGSEVTFLLPATGPGEQYRCGYWNRDAAGGRVESPLSDPANITSAPGPDRYPKPSIAVSPGAGVMAGQTWTIRCWAPYAGMSFVLYQAREFRTERAPRGDPPTAEFHLANASATDTGRYTCYYHTVHEPFVWSNASDPLELRVTDVPSPWERFVDVARTLRVNCSVPDGPGGWFLLYRVGDPEPLGWIAASGDGEPASFDLPEEQALGPHEAFSCQYGREAPGSRGDLAVNDTEVWTEGSQSGGTDCSRINALRLSLGAAVLLLALLFVAQACWEERRRRG; encoded by the exons ATGGCCGTGACTTTGCCAGTCCTCCTCTTGACTGTTG ccctgcccaaacCATCGCTGATCTGGGACCCGACCCCAGGTGTGGAGGGGGGGGTCCGGCTGCGCTGCTCCGTCCCGCAGCCGCTCCGCCGCGGCTGGTTCACCCTGCACCGAGAGGGCGCACCGGGCTCTGTGGCTGAGCAGCGGGCCCCCGTGCAGGGCTCGGAGGTCACCTTCCTGCTGCCCGCTACTGGCCCCGGCGAGCAGTACCGCTGCGGCTACTGGAACCGGGATGCGGCCGGGGGGCGGGTGGAGTCTCCGCTCAGCGACCCTGCCAACATCACCAGCG CGCCAGGGCCGGATCGTTACCCCAAGCCGTCCATTGCCGTCAGCCCTGGTGCGGGGGTCATGGCTGGCCAGACCTGGACGATCCGGTGCTGGGCCCCGTATGCGGGCATGAGCTTCGTGCTGTACCAGGCGCGGGAGTTCCGGACCGAGCGGGCGCCCCGCGGGGACCCCCCCACCGCCGAGTTTCACCTGGCCAATGCCAGCGCCACCGACACGGGGAGATACACCTGCTACTATCACACCGTCCACGAGCCCTTCGTCTGGTCCAACGCCAGCGACCCCCTGGAGCTCAGGGTCACAG ATGTTCCCAGCCCCTGGGAGCGGTTTGTGGACGTGGCCAGGACGCTCCGGGTGAATTGCTCCGTCCCCGACGGCCCGGGCGGCTGGTTCCTCCTGTACAGAGTCGGGGACCCCGAGCCCCTGGGCTGGATCGCAGCCAGTGGGGACGGCGAGCCGGCCAGCTTCGATCTCCCGGAAGAGCAGGCCCTGGGCCCCCACGAGGCCTTCAGCTGCCAATACGGGCGGGAGGCTCCGGGCAGCCGTGGGGACCTGGCTGTCAACGACACAGAGGTGTGGACTGAAG gctcacAGTCGGGGGGGACCGATTGCAGCCGGATCAACGCGCTGCGGCTGAGTCTGGGGGCCGCTgttctgctgctggctctgctcttcGTCgcccaggcctgctgggaggagagACGCCGGCGAGGCTGA